From one Culex quinquefasciatus strain JHB chromosome 3, VPISU_Cqui_1.0_pri_paternal, whole genome shotgun sequence genomic stretch:
- the LOC119768576 gene encoding 40S ribosomal protein S24-like codes for MSTATIRTRRFMTNRLLCRKQMICDLLHPGLASVSKKEIRDKLAAMCKVTPDVVFVFGFKNNFGGGKSTGFGLIYDTLDNAKKLEPKHRLGRHGLYEKKKMTRKQRKERKNRMKKVRGTKKAKVGQAVKK; via the coding sequence ATGTCGACCGCGACGATTCGTACCCGCCGTTTCATGACCAACCGGTTGTTGTGCCGCAAGCAGATGATCTGCGACTTGCTGCACCCGGGTCTGGCCTCGGTCTCGAAGAAGGAGATCCGCGACAAGCTGGCCGCCATGTGCAAGGTCACCCCGGATGTGGTGTTCGTGTTCGGCTTCAAGAACAACTTTGGCGGCGGCAAGTCGACCGGTTTCGGGCTCATCTACGACACCCTGGACAACGCCAAGAAGTTAGAACCCAAGCACCGACTGGGCCGCCACGGACTGTACGAGAAGAAGAAGATGACCCGCAAGCAGCGCAAGGAACGCAAGAACCGTATGAAGAAGGTGCGCGGAACCAAGAAGGCCAAGGTCGGACAGGCCGTCAAGAAGTAA